The stretch of DNA ACCTCTCGGACGCGAACGAAGCCGCCATCCGATCGCGACGTGTCCCGCGAACACTGGCGTCGCCTCGACCCGACACGAGGCCCTCCGGATCCGGCGCGAGGTGTTCGGGTCCGCGGGCCTCACGGCGGGACGGTGATCCGACGGGGTCGAGACGCCCCGCTCGCGGCTGGACCCGCGCCCGGGCAGGCCGCCGACCCCCGGACTGTACCCTTTAGAGTATTGTACACGCTCAACATACTTTTTGTGTCGGCGTCAGTATGCGGTGATATGACTTCGAGCGGTGACCGTGCCGACGACGCCTCGAAAGCCGGGGGGGCCGGCGACGACCCTCCGGACGCGCGCGTCGGTACGGGGCTTCTCGACGTCGAGATGGGCCCGAGTTCGGCGCTCGCGCATCTCTACCGCGGCGAACTCCACCGCATGAAACTGTGGCGCGAGCGCCTCGATCGGACCACCAACTGGGCGGTCCTGCTGATGGCAGCGATCCTGACGTGGGCGTTCTCGACCGAGTCGAACCCACACTACGTCATTCTCATCGGTAACGCCGCGGTCGGGTTGTTTCTCAGCATCGAGGCGCACCGGTATCGCGCGTACGACATCTGGCGGAGTCGGATCCGCTCGCTCCAGCAAAACGTCTGGGCGCCCGGTCTCGATCCGGACCGGCCCCTTGAGGATCGGCAGTGGCGCCGGAAACTGGCCTCTGACTATGCGCGCCCGACGCTCAAAATCACGATGGAGGAGGCCATTGCCCATCGACTCCGCCGGGTGTACCTCCCGCTTTTCGTCATTCTGAACGGGGCGTGGCTGTTGCGCGTTACGGCGTTTGCAGGCGAGGCGTGGCCCGCGAGTGCGCGGGTCGGCATCGTCTCGGGAGCGGTCGTCACGGGCCTCGTTGGACTCCTCATGCTCGGTGCGATTTTCGTCGGTCTCCGTCCCCGGGTGTGGCACGCGAGCGACGAACTGCGCGAGAAACAACTCCGGCGAAATAACTGACCTGCTTCCTCGCCGGGACTGCACGTGACGCGCACCCGGTCGGCGTTCCGAACGGCCGCGCGTTCCCCTCGTCACATGCGACGACACACTTCGGATTTCGGAACCACATTCGTCTCAGGACAAGATCGATCCGATGTACGGGCTCGCGCGACGTCCCGCGCACGCAAGCACCGTCCATCGCCCGAAACGACGTGCCGAGATGTAGTCACGGCGGGGCACACGTTTCGGAACGTGCCACCCGTGGGGCGCGGCCCTCGGTTTCAAGTGTGTCAACGCCTAACAGGAACGTGGGCCAATGCACGTGCCCAGCGTCCGCACGGACCGATCGGCGTTCGACCGCATCCGCGACGCTATCCTCAACCGCGAGGACCCGGACGACGAGAAACCGACGGGACCCGGCGCGCCGACGCCGGGTTGAGCGCGGGGTCCCGTTCCGTCTCGTCGTTTCCCGCCCACCTCACCGCCCGTATCGAAGGTACGAGTACGCAAGAAAGCCGAGTACCGTCCCGGCGACGACGGCGAGGAGGAACCCGGGGGGTCCGACGACAGACCGAAGCGCGAGGCCGACGAGCACGCCGACGACGGCGCTCCCGACCACGACGAAGAAGCCGGTCTGCCAGTCCTCGATCAGGTCGACGACGGTTCGGTCGGCCATGGGCCGACTACCGTGCCCTGGGGCATAAACCTCAGTTCGAACTGCTCTGAGTCGGCAGCTTCGGGATGAGCCACGAGAGGAACGCGTCGGGGCTTCGGGCCTGGGTCCTGACGGTGCCCTCGCCGCTGAACGCACGGACCAGTCCTTCGCCGCTGAACAGCGTCGACTCGAGGCCGCCGACGACCGTCTTGCCGCCCCCGAACGTTTAGGCCGCCGGCGTAACTCACCGTCGCGCCGGCCTCGGCGCGCACCGATTCGCCGGGGTCGAGCGAGGGCGTGAGTTTGGCGTCCGACGGACGGTGAGTAATCTCGTGGTCCATACGCGCCGTTCGACCAGCTGACACATAGCTGTGGTGCCGGCCGGCACGCTCCCGTACCACTATGTCGCTCCAGCGTGATCCCTCACCAGCATGCCGACGCCCTCCCGCCGCACCGTCCTCGGCGCCATCGGTCTCGCCGCGACCGGCGGCGTCGCCGGCTGTCTCGACGCTCCCCGATCGACCCCCGGCCGCATCGACGACGACGGCCTCCCGGCGTCGGCCGTCGCCACGGCGTCGTTCCGGGGTGGTCTCCCCCGCCGCGGCGTCGCCCCCGACGCGACGGTGCCCGACGAGCCACGGATCGCGTGGACCATCCGCGACGTGAACACGGGTGACCACACGGCGGCGAAGGCGAGTCCCGTGGCGACGCCCGACGGCGACGTCGTGGTCCCCGGCGACACCGGCGAGGTGCGACGGGTGACGCCGGGCGGCGACGTCGTCTGGACCGCCGTCGTCGAGGAGTCGACGCGGGGCATCCACGGCACGCCGACCGTCGCCAACGGGACGGTCTACGTCGGCGCCTACGACGGCGCGCTCTACGCGCTCGACCTCGATACGGGCGAGCGGTTCTGGCGGCGGACGCTCGGCGACGCCATCGGGTCCAGCCCGGGCTATCACGACGGTGTCGTCTACATCGCGGTGGAGTACTACGAGCCCAGCGGCGCGATGTTCGGCGTCGACGCCGTCACCGGCGAGGTGGTCTGGGAGGACCGCCGGCCGACGGACCATCCACACTCGACCTGTGCGATCGACCGCGACGCCGGTCGACTCGTGGTCGGCTCGAACGACGGCCGCCTGTACGCGTGGACGTATCCCGACCTGAGGTTCGCGTGGTCCTTCGAGACCGGCGACGCGATCAAGGGACCCATCGCAGCCGCCGACGGGAGCGCCTTTTTCGGCTCGTGGGACGGACGCGTCTACCGGGTCGCACTCGACGACGGGACCGAGGAGTGGGCCGTGGAGACGGGGGAGATGGTGATGTCCGGGCCGGCGGTCGAGGCGGCGACCGGCACCGTCTACGTCGGGGGCCACGACTCGCGGCTTCGCGCGCTCGACGCCGCATCGGGGGACGCGACGTGGACGTTCGACGCCGGCGGGTGGCTCATCGGTTGTCCGACCGTCGCCGGCGACGCCGTCCTCGTCGGCTCCTACGACCGGCACTGTTACGCGCTGGAGAAACGGACCGGCGAGGAGCGCTGGGCGGTCGCGGGCGTCGGCGACGTGACCAGCGCGCCGACGGTCCTCGACGGCGCCGTCTACTTCACCGACCGGGCGTCCGCGGCGCACCTCGACGGCGACGACGGACCGACCGGCGGGCTGTACAAGGTCGTCGAAGGCGGGTGACGTGGGCGGGTCGTCGCCCCCGCACCCAGCGTTATCAACCCCGAGTCGCTAGCTCACGTGTGATATCCACAGAGTCGGACGACCGACCGGCTGCGGTCCGTGATCGCGTCGACGGACTGGCCGACGCCGTGACGCTCGCGGCCGACGCCGAGGCGTTCGTCCCCGTCGAGGAGCCGTTCACCGGCGAGACCGTCGGCGAGGTTCCGGCGTGTACGGCGCGGGACGTGGACGTGGCCGTCGAGCGCGCTCGCGTGGCACAGGAACGCTGGGCCGGACGGTCGATCGAGGAGCGGGCCGACGTGATCCGCGACTACCACGACCGGGTGCTGGACGAGCGGGCGGCGTTGCTCGACCTCGTCCAACTCGAAACCGGGAAGGCCCGCCGTCACGCCCACGAGGAACTGCTCGACGTGGCCGCCAACTGCCGACACTACGCCAACCGGGCCGTGGAGTACCTCGCCCCCGAACGCCGTGCAGGGGCGCTTCCGCTCGTCACGCGGACGGAGACGCGCCGACACCCCGTCGGCGTCGTCGGTCTCATCTCGCCGTGGAACTACCCGTTGAACCTCGCGGTGTCGGACGCCATCCCGGCGCTGCTCGCCGGCAACGCCGTCGTGTTCAAACCGGACGAACACACCCCCTACGCCGTCCTGCGGGCGGTCGAACTGCTGACCGAGGCCGGTCTCCCGGCCGACCTCTGTCAGGTGGTCACCGGCCACGGGGACGCCGTCGGGTCGGCGCTGATCGACCGCGTCGACTACGTCGGGTTCACGGGGTCGACGGCGACGGGTCGGCGCGTGGCCGCCCGGGCCGGCCGGAACCTCGTCGACTGCTCGCTGGAGTTGGGCGGCAAGAACCCCGCCCTCGTCCTGCCCGGTGCCGACATCGACGCGGCCGCCGAGGGACTGGTCCACGGCTGTCTCGCCAACGCCGGTCAGCTGTGTCTCTCCATCGAGCGCATCTACGTTCACGAGGCGGTGTACGAGCCGTTCCTCGACGCGTTCGTCGACGCCGTGTCGGCGGTCGACCTCGGCGCCGGCTACGGGTGGGACGTGGAACTCGGCTCGTTGATCTCCGCGGCGCATCTCGAGGCGGTCGAGAGTCACGTCGCCGACGCCCGCGACCGCGGTGCGACGGTCCACACCGGCGGCTCGCCCCGCCCCGACGTGGCGCCCTACGCCTTCGAGCCGACGGTGCTGACCGGCGTGACCGACGACATGGCCGTCGGCTGCGAGGAGACGTTCGGTCCCGTCGTGAGCGTCCACGCCGTCGACTCGGTCGACGAGGCAGTGGCGCGGGCCAACGACTCCGACTACGGCCTGAACGCGAGCGTCTGGGCCGGGAGCGAGGAGCGCGGGATCGACGTGGCCGAACGGATCGAGTGTGGAACGGTCAACGTCGACGACCCTTACGCCGCCGCGTACGGCTCCCTCGACGCCCCGATGGGCGGCATGAAGGATTCGGGGATCGGCCGCCGCCACGGTGCCGAGGGGATACACAAATACACCGAGGCCCAGACGGTCGCCGCACAGCGCGTCCCGCTGACGCCGCCCGACCGGGTGCCCTACCGGCTCTACGCCGGCGTTCTCACCCGGACGATGCGGCTGTTGAAGCGACTCGACGGGTGGCGGTGACGGTCGGTCCGTGCGACCGGCACCGCGCCGCCACGCCCCCGTCGGCCGCCCGGACGGAGGGCCTAAGGGTCCGACGGGTCTACCACCTCCAATGAGTGAGGCACTGCTGATCGTCGCGCACGGGTCGCACTTGAATCCCGAATCGAGCGCGCCGGCACAGGACCACGCCGACGCCATCCGGGCCGCGGGCGCAGTCGACGAGGTGCGCGAGGCCTACTGGAAGGAGGAACCGTCGCTGCGCAACGCGCTCCGGACCGTGACTGCCGACGCGGTGTACGTCGTCCCCCTGTTCATCAGCGAGGGCTACTTCACCGAGACGGTGATCCCTCGGGAACTCCGTCTCGACTTCGACGTCGACGACTGGGACTCCGACGGCACGAGCGCCGACGTCGCGACCTGTACGCCCGCGGACGTGGCCAAGACGGTCCACTACTGCGGGCCGGTCGGGACCCACGACGCGATGACCGACGTGATCGTTCGCCGCGCCGAGACGGTGACCGGCGACCCCGAGGTGGGCGCGGGCGTCGGCCTCGCCGTCGTCGGCCACGGCACGAAGCGCAACGAGAACTCCGCGAAGGCGGTGGAGTACCACGCCGACCGGGTGCGCGACCGGGGCCGATTCGACGAGGTACACGCGCTGTTCATGGACGAGGAGCCCGAAATCGACGACGTGACCGATCACTTCGCGAGCGACGACGTGGTCGTCGTCCCCCTCTTCGTCGCGGACGGCTACCACACCCAAGAGGACATCCCGGCCGATATGGGCATCGCCGACGACGCCGGGGGGTACGCGGTCCCGACGCGCCTCGACGGCCACGACATCTGGTACGCCGGCGCCATCGGCACGGAGGCGCTCATGGCCGACGTGATCCTCGACCGCGCGGCGGACGCGGGGGCGGCTATCGACCGTGAGGCCCGACCCGGCCGCACGCCGACGGCGGCCGCGGACGGTGACTGAGATGGCGGGCCGTTCCGATCCGACGCCGGTCGACGCCCTGCGCGAGGCGGCGCCGGACGGCGTCGACTTCGACGGCCTGCGGGTCGCCCGCGACGACGACGGCTTCCGCCTCGCCGTCCCCGACGCGAGCTACGACGGCCTCTCGGCGGCCGAGTTCACCGACGTCGCGCGGGAACATCGCGCGTACGTCGAGAACTGGCTGTTCTGGCACGCCCACGCCCCTCAGGGCGACCCCGAGTGGGCGTTCCTCCGCTGGGTCGAGTACGCCGACGACCTGACCGTCCCAGAACGGGTCGAACGACTCGACGACGGCCTGACCCGCGAGTGGGGACAGGTCGCCGTCACCGTCCGCGGGGGCGACGGCCGGCGTCGGTACGACCTGCGACACGCCGACGAGGCCGACGCCGCCCCAGACGACCTGTCGACCTACGCCGATCCGCACGAGGCCCGTCGGTTGCGAACGTTCGACGACGACGGCGACTACCGGCCGTTGTCGACGGCGCCGACGCTCCGCCACGGCTGGGCGTTCGAGGCCCTCGACCCCGGCGACGCGGTCCGGGCCGTCGAGGGGTTCTACCCGGCGACGATAGCGAACTGGCACCGCGAACGCGGCGGGACCCTCGACGTGACCCACTGGCACGACGCCGTCACCCGGCAGACGGGCATCTACGGCGTCGTCCGGACGTGGGACCGCGGGGAGGGCCACGACCACGTGAACTGGGTCGCCGAGGCCTGCTGTGCGGACTCGCAGTGTTTGAAGCGCCGCGAGTGGGGCTACGACGCGGAGACACCCCTCGACGCTGACGGTGGGGAGGGAGTCTTCCCCTGCCGCGAGCCGTGTTCGCTCGTCGTCGCCGCGGCACGTAAATGGACGCGTCTCGAATCCGAGCAGTCCCGCACGTACAGCTTCGACCTGACGCCGAGCGAGAAGGAGCAACTGGAGACCGTGGTTGACGCCGTCGCCGATGGCCGGGTCGATGGGGTTCGCGACGGCGATACGAGCGACGGCGCCAATCGGTTTCGGGCGCGGTTCCTCCGGGCGAAACTGTTCGACGACGACGGCAACCTGTGTGGAGTGCCGACGGATCGGGACGCGTGAGTAGCCGGTATCCCGTCCGAAATCCGGTCGATCGCCGATTCTCCCGCCCAAACGGTGCACGAGCCAACTGACCGGGGACGCACTGGCATTTTCGTCGTGAGAGATCGATCCCTCGTCCGTCGTCGGCGTTTTCCGTCGTCGACGGCGTGGATCGACCGTCGAACGCCCCCGGATAGCCGGTGGCCGATTACGTCGTATTTCGTACACAACTGGTGGATATATCGCCACTACTGCCGCCCAGCTGGGTACGAACGACCGAGCTAACGCGTCCGTAAGGCTCTGTGTTAGTACTTTAGATATGCGCCGAACCATGCCCGTAATCCGGGCGCTAACTATCGGAAAGAATAGCGGAACATCGTCCCGGAGACGATGCGTCCGGCCCGTCGTGGACCCGTCGGAGAGCCAGCCGGGCCGGCCGCCAACGATCGGACGGCCTCGCCGTCGGCCGCTGGTCACGCCGTTCATCATCTGCCAACAACAAGGATTAGTACGCTCGTACCCACATTCGAATGTACACAGCAATGACGGACGACACACCCTCTCACGATGCGGAAAACGTGGACGACCACGCGCTCGCTTCCGACGGTGGCGCGACGGCCGATAGTGGTGCGACGGCCGGCAGTGGCGCGACGGCCGATAGCGACGCGACGGCCACCAAGCGCGGTCCGAAGTCCAACGAGGACTGGTGGCCGAACCGACTGAACGTCGACCTCTTGGACCGGAACGCCCGCAGCCTCGGACCGTACGGCGACGACTTCGACTACGGCGCGGAGTTCGAAAAACTCGACCTCGAGGAGGTAAAAGCCGACATCGAAGAGCTAATCACGACTCCCCAAGAGTGGTGGCCGGCCGACTACGACCACTACGGACCGTTCATGATCCGGATGGCGTGGCACAGCGCCGGTACGTACCGCGCCGCTGACGGTCGCGGCGGCGCGGCCGGCGGTCGACAGCGCTTCGCGCCGATCAACAGTTGGCCCGACAACGCGAACCTGGATAAGGCGCGCCGACTGCTCGAACCGGTCAAACAGAAGTACGGCCGCAAGCTCTCCTGGGGCGACCTGATCATCCTCGCGGGGAACGTCGCCGTCGAGTCGATGGGCTTTCGAACCTTCGGCTTCGCCGGCGGCCGCGTGGACGACTTCGACGGCGACGACGCCGTCAACTGGGGTCCCGAAGACGAGTGGGAGGCCAACGAGCGGTTCGACGAACCCGGCGAGATTCAGGAGGGACTCGGCGCGTCCGTGATGGGCCTCATTTACGTGAACCCGGAGGGGCCGAACGGCAACCCGGACCCGATGGCCTCCGCGAAGAACATCCGCCAGACGTTCTCCCGGATGGCGATGGACGACAAGCAGACGGCGGCCCTCATCGCCGGCGGACACACGTTCGGAAAGGTCCACGGCGCCGAGGACCCGGAGGTGGCACACGGTCCCGAACCGGAGGCGGCCCCGATAGAGAACATGGGCCTGGGCTGGCAGACCGACGACGACGTCAAACGCGGTGGCATGACCACCAGCGGCATCGAGGGTCCCTGGACGTCCGCGCCGACCGAATGGGACATGGGGTACGTCAACAACCTGCTCGATTACGAGTGGGAACCGGAGAAGGGGCCGGGCGGCGCCTGGCAGTGGAAACCGAAGGACGAGGAAGCGGTCGAGGCAGCGCCCGACGCACAGAACCCCGACGAGGAGACCATGCCCATGATGCTCACGACGGACATCGCGCTGAAGCGCGACCCCGAGTACCGCGAGATCATGGAGACGTTCCAGGAGAACCCGATGGAGTTCGGGATCAGCTTCGCGAAGGCCTGGTACAAACTGACCCACCGCGACATGGGGCCGCCCGAGCGGTTCCTCGGTCCCGAGGTCCCCGAGGAGACGATGGTCTGGCAGGATCCCGTCCCCGACGCCGACTACGACCTCGTCGACGACGAGGCGGTCACCGAACTCAAGGAGACGATCCTCGAGTCGGAGCTGTCCACCGCCCAGCTGGTCAAAACCGCCTGGGCGTCCGCGTCGACGTACCGCGATAGCGACAAGCGCGGCGGCGCGAACGGCGCTCGGATTCGGCTTGCACCCCAGCGGAGCTGGGACGTGAACGAGCCCCGGCAGCTGGAGACGGTGCTCGACAGCTTGGAGGAGATCCAGCGTGCGTTCAACGACTCCCGGTCGGATGGCACGCGGATCTCGCTCGCCGACTTGATCGTTCTCGGCGGCAACGCGGCCGTCGAGCGGGCAGCGGCCGAGGCCGGCTACGACGTCGAGGTCCCGTTCGAGCCGGGACGCACGGACGCCTCACCGGAGCAGACCGACGCCGACTCGTTCGAGGCGCTCAAGCCCGAGGCCGACGGGTTCCGCAACTATCTCCGCGACGACATCGACCGGCCGGCCGAGGAACTACTGGTGGATAAGTCGGAACTGCTGAACCTGACGGCCTCCGAGATGACGGCGCTGGTCGGCGGCCTGCGCGCGCTGGGTGCGACCTACCGAGACTCCGACCTCGGCGTCCTCACCGACCGCCCCGGGACGCTGACTAACGACTTCTTTACGAACCTGCTCAGTATGGAGACGGAGTGGCAGTCGACTTCCGAGGACGACACCGTGTTCGAGGGCGTCGACCGTGACACCGGCGACGTCCGGTGGGAGGCGACGCGTTTCGACCTCATCTTCGGATCCAACGCCCGGCTTCGCGCCATCGCGGACGTCTACGGCTCCGAGTCGGAGGAGGAGACGTTCGTCGAGGACTTCGTCGACGCGTGGCACAAGGTGATGACCAACGACCGGTTCGACCTGGACTGAGCCGCGTCATCGGGTCGTGACCGCCGCTACAGGCCGTCCCGCGACCCGACCGGAGCGTATTCCCGTCCCGCACACCTACCGCGGCACCGATGGTCTCCCAACGTGCCGCCGACGTGACCCCGTTTATCGCGATGGACGTGCTCGAACGGGCGAACGAGCTGGACGACGTGATCCACCTGGAGGTGGGTGAACCGGACTTCGCCCCGCCCGCCCGCGTGACAGAGACGGCCGTCGACTCGCTGCGGGCAGGCCACACGAACTACACTGCCGCGCGGGGCAAACCCGAACTCCGCCGCGCCATCGCGGCCCACTACGACCGCGAGTACGGCGTCACCGTCGACCCCGACCGGGTGGTCGTCACTCCCGGCACCTCGCCCGGCCTGTTTCTCGCGATGGCCGCCTTGGTGGACCCCGGTGACGAGGTGGTGCTCACCGACCCCCACTACGCCTGTTACCCCAACTTC from Haloplanus salinus encodes:
- a CDS encoding DUF2270 domain-containing protein, coding for MTSSGDRADDASKAGGAGDDPPDARVGTGLLDVEMGPSSALAHLYRGELHRMKLWRERLDRTTNWAVLLMAAILTWAFSTESNPHYVILIGNAAVGLFLSIEAHRYRAYDIWRSRIRSLQQNVWAPGLDPDRPLEDRQWRRKLASDYARPTLKITMEEAIAHRLRRVYLPLFVILNGAWLLRVTAFAGEAWPASARVGIVSGAVVTGLVGLLMLGAIFVGLRPRVWHASDELREKQLRRNN
- a CDS encoding outer membrane protein assembly factor BamB family protein encodes the protein MPTPSRRTVLGAIGLAATGGVAGCLDAPRSTPGRIDDDGLPASAVATASFRGGLPRRGVAPDATVPDEPRIAWTIRDVNTGDHTAAKASPVATPDGDVVVPGDTGEVRRVTPGGDVVWTAVVEESTRGIHGTPTVANGTVYVGAYDGALYALDLDTGERFWRRTLGDAIGSSPGYHDGVVYIAVEYYEPSGAMFGVDAVTGEVVWEDRRPTDHPHSTCAIDRDAGRLVVGSNDGRLYAWTYPDLRFAWSFETGDAIKGPIAAADGSAFFGSWDGRVYRVALDDGTEEWAVETGEMVMSGPAVEAATGTVYVGGHDSRLRALDAASGDATWTFDAGGWLIGCPTVAGDAVLVGSYDRHCYALEKRTGEERWAVAGVGDVTSAPTVLDGAVYFTDRASAAHLDGDDGPTGGLYKVVEGG
- a CDS encoding succinic semialdehyde dehydrogenase — protein: MSTESDDRPAAVRDRVDGLADAVTLAADAEAFVPVEEPFTGETVGEVPACTARDVDVAVERARVAQERWAGRSIEERADVIRDYHDRVLDERAALLDLVQLETGKARRHAHEELLDVAANCRHYANRAVEYLAPERRAGALPLVTRTETRRHPVGVVGLISPWNYPLNLAVSDAIPALLAGNAVVFKPDEHTPYAVLRAVELLTEAGLPADLCQVVTGHGDAVGSALIDRVDYVGFTGSTATGRRVAARAGRNLVDCSLELGGKNPALVLPGADIDAAAEGLVHGCLANAGQLCLSIERIYVHEAVYEPFLDAFVDAVSAVDLGAGYGWDVELGSLISAAHLEAVESHVADARDRGATVHTGGSPRPDVAPYAFEPTVLTGVTDDMAVGCEETFGPVVSVHAVDSVDEAVARANDSDYGLNASVWAGSEERGIDVAERIECGTVNVDDPYAAAYGSLDAPMGGMKDSGIGRRHGAEGIHKYTEAQTVAAQRVPLTPPDRVPYRLYAGVLTRTMRLLKRLDGWR
- a CDS encoding CbiX/SirB N-terminal domain-containing protein; the encoded protein is MSEALLIVAHGSHLNPESSAPAQDHADAIRAAGAVDEVREAYWKEEPSLRNALRTVTADAVYVVPLFISEGYFTETVIPRELRLDFDVDDWDSDGTSADVATCTPADVAKTVHYCGPVGTHDAMTDVIVRRAETVTGDPEVGAGVGLAVVGHGTKRNENSAKAVEYHADRVRDRGRFDEVHALFMDEEPEIDDVTDHFASDDVVVVPLFVADGYHTQEDIPADMGIADDAGGYAVPTRLDGHDIWYAGAIGTEALMADVILDRAADAGAAIDREARPGRTPTAAADGD
- a CDS encoding DR2241 family protein yields the protein MAGRSDPTPVDALREAAPDGVDFDGLRVARDDDGFRLAVPDASYDGLSAAEFTDVAREHRAYVENWLFWHAHAPQGDPEWAFLRWVEYADDLTVPERVERLDDGLTREWGQVAVTVRGGDGRRRYDLRHADEADAAPDDLSTYADPHEARRLRTFDDDGDYRPLSTAPTLRHGWAFEALDPGDAVRAVEGFYPATIANWHRERGGTLDVTHWHDAVTRQTGIYGVVRTWDRGEGHDHVNWVAEACCADSQCLKRREWGYDAETPLDADGGEGVFPCREPCSLVVAAARKWTRLESEQSRTYSFDLTPSEKEQLETVVDAVADGRVDGVRDGDTSDGANRFRARFLRAKLFDDDGNLCGVPTDRDA
- the katG gene encoding catalase/peroxidase HPI; its protein translation is MTDDTPSHDAENVDDHALASDGGATADSGATAGSGATADSDATATKRGPKSNEDWWPNRLNVDLLDRNARSLGPYGDDFDYGAEFEKLDLEEVKADIEELITTPQEWWPADYDHYGPFMIRMAWHSAGTYRAADGRGGAAGGRQRFAPINSWPDNANLDKARRLLEPVKQKYGRKLSWGDLIILAGNVAVESMGFRTFGFAGGRVDDFDGDDAVNWGPEDEWEANERFDEPGEIQEGLGASVMGLIYVNPEGPNGNPDPMASAKNIRQTFSRMAMDDKQTAALIAGGHTFGKVHGAEDPEVAHGPEPEAAPIENMGLGWQTDDDVKRGGMTTSGIEGPWTSAPTEWDMGYVNNLLDYEWEPEKGPGGAWQWKPKDEEAVEAAPDAQNPDEETMPMMLTTDIALKRDPEYREIMETFQENPMEFGISFAKAWYKLTHRDMGPPERFLGPEVPEETMVWQDPVPDADYDLVDDEAVTELKETILESELSTAQLVKTAWASASTYRDSDKRGGANGARIRLAPQRSWDVNEPRQLETVLDSLEEIQRAFNDSRSDGTRISLADLIVLGGNAAVERAAAEAGYDVEVPFEPGRTDASPEQTDADSFEALKPEADGFRNYLRDDIDRPAEELLVDKSELLNLTASEMTALVGGLRALGATYRDSDLGVLTDRPGTLTNDFFTNLLSMETEWQSTSEDDTVFEGVDRDTGDVRWEATRFDLIFGSNARLRAIADVYGSESEEETFVEDFVDAWHKVMTNDRFDLD